TGGAGGGTGTCGGGACTCTCCGCGTACGCGACGGCGGCCCCGCTCGCGAACATCAGAAAGTGCCCGGCGGTCCGTTCGAGGACGTGAGCAAGCGGGAGAAACGAGACCGTCCGGGTCTCGCCGTCGATCGCTGGCAGTCCCTTTGCCTCCTTGTCGGGCCGGGGGCCGAAGCGTTTGCGACACTGGGTGACGTTCGCCCGGAGGTTCCGGTGGGTGAGTTCGACGCCCTTCGGTTGGCCCGTCGTCCCCGAGGTGTAGATCAGCGTCGCCAGGTCCTCGGGCGCGACGGCGTCGACCCAGTCCTCGTAGGCCTCGCGGTCGAACGCCGCCTCGCCCCGGTCGTGGAGCTCCGCGAGCGTCAGGACGTCCTCGCGCTCGTCGTAGCCCTCGGTCCGGTCCATGACGACGATAAACGAGAGATCGAGTTCGTCCTCGACCGCCAGCACCCGTTCGAGGCGCTCCTTGTTCTCGACGACGACGCCGGTCGCGTCGGCATCGGAGAGGAGATACTCGACCTGATTCGGCGAGGAACCGGCGTAGACCGTCGTGACGACCGCGCCGGCGGCGAGCAGTCCGAAGTCGGTCTGGGCCCACTCCATGCGGGTATCGGCGAAGATCCCAACCCGGTCGCCGGCTTTGGCGCCGAGATCACGAAAGCCGGCCGCGAGGTTCCGGACGATATCAGCCATCTCGCCGTAGGTCAGCGTCGTGAACTCGCCGTCGGGGGCCGCCGGAAGCACTCCCGGCGAAAGCGACCGGTCGTAGACGCCGCCCTTGTACCGCTGGGCGACGCGCTGTTCGTTCCGGGCGACGCTCTCCTCGAAGAGCCGCGCGAGCGTCGACTCGCCGGTCACCGCGTCGGTGTACTCGCGTTCGGCCTCGCGCCAGTGCATGGCGTGTGGGTAGCCGGCACAGCACGAAAAGTATGCCGGCAACGCGACACATCTGTCTCGGAGTTTATTCGCCGGACGCCGCCCGGTCCTGGGTCGGGGACCTCTCGGAACGCGGACGTTAGACGAGCGCGATGAGGACGAACAGCATCACGACGCTCGCGTGAACATCGCGGGACCGACCGAAAGCGCCGAGAAGACGGCCCACGCGAGCGCAGTCCGTCCCCGACGAGCAGAATGGGCCAATACCGCCAGCCGGACGGGAAGCGCCATTCACACCGCCTACCGCGTCGACGTTTGTTACTGGTCCGACTCCGCCGACGCGTCCAGATAGCCCAGCACGCCCCGCGTGTTCAGGCGTTCCTCGGCACGGGCCTTTCGCTCGCCCCAGACCTCGGCCATCTCCGTATTCTCGACGAAATACTCGATCACCGCCTCGTCGTCGAGTTCCCCGCGTTTCTCCTCGACCGCCCCGACCCACTCGGAGAGGACCTGCTTGTAGGTGTCGAGCAGTTCGTCGCTGGCCTCGGCCGGCCCGAAGTGCCCGAATAGGAGCGTATCAGAGTCGAGCGCGCGGATCGTCTCGCCGTCGTCGAGGCAGGCTTCGAGGTCGAAGTTCGCCGGCGGGGAGGTCTGGCGCACGGTTTCGAGCTGGGGCACCCAGATGCCTGCGGCGTCGCCGGTCGCGACGACCGCCGCGTCGGGATCGTAGTAGATCACCTGGTGGGGGGCGTGACCGGGGGCGTGGTACACCTCCAGCGTGCGGTCCCCGAGGTCGATCGTATCACCCCCGGAGAGTTCGGTGATCCGCTCTTCAGGAACGGGTTTGGGCTCGGCGTAGTACTCCCACTGGTCCTCGACGGCCGCTTTCGTCCCCGCGATCAGGCGCTCGGGATCGACGAGATGGGGCGCGCCGATTTCGTGAACATGGATCTCGGCGTTGGGACATTCGGCGGCGAGGTAGCCCGCTCCGCCGGCGTGGTCGAGGTGGATATGAGTGGGCGCGATGACGGCGAGTTCCTCGGGGGTGATCCCGATTTCGGCCATCGCCGACAGGATGAACTCGTAGTTCGTGCCGATCCCGGTATCGATCACGGCGGGGCGCTCGGCGTCGACGATGTAGACCGCGCCGTAGCGCTCGGTGTCGTACATGCCGGTATCGAGGTAGTAGTAGTCCTGACAGCCATCAACGGGGTAGTAGTCACCGATTGCCATACTCAACCCCCCGAGCCACGGAGTAAAAACGTTCGTCATCCGGCGGCGAGGCCGATACGCTCTTTTCCCCGGGCGGCAAATCGCGACCAAGAATGCTCGACCGTTCGATTCTCCGCGAGGATCCCGAGAGGGTGCGCTGGGCGCTCGATGTCAAGGGCGTCGACGTCGATCTCGACGAGGTGCTCGCGGTCGACGAGGAGTGGCGCGAACTGAAAGCCGAGGGCGACTCGCTTCGTCACGAGCGAAACGAGGTCAGCAGCGAGATCGGCGAGCTCAAACAGGCGGGCGAGGAAGAGAAAGCCCAGCAGGCCATCGAGCGATCGAGCGAGCTGAAAGCCGAACTGCAGGACCTCGAGGATCGGGCCGACGAGCTCGAAGGGCGCTTAGAGGAGGCCCTGCTCGAACTCCCGCAGATCCCCCACGAGTCGGTGCCCGTCGGCGAGGACGAGGACGACAACGTCGAGCGCTACCGCGAGGGCTTTTCCGATCTGCGGGACCTCCCAGAGGAGATCGTCCCCCACTACGACATCGGCGAGGAGCTCGACCTGCTCGACTTCGAGCGCGGCGCGAAGGTCACGGGCGGGGGCTATCAGTTCGTCAAAGGCGACGGCGCGCGCCTCGAACACGCGTTGATCCAGTTCATGCTCGACGTCCACCGCGAGCAGAGCTATACCGACGTGTTCCCACCGATTCCGGTCAACAGCGCCTCGATGCGCGGGACCGGCCAACTCCCGAAGTTCGCCGAGGACGCCTATCGGGTGGGAGCTCGCCAGGAGGACACATACGACGACGACGACCTCTGGTTGCTGCCCACCGCGGAGGTTCCAGTCACCAACATGTACCGCGACGAGATCCTGCTGGACGAGGACCTCCCGCTCAAGCATCAGGCCTTCACCCCGAACTTCCGTCGGGAGGCCGGCGAACACGGCACCGAAACGCGGGGCTACGTCCGCGTCCACCAGTTCAACAAGGTCGAGCTCGTCAACTTCGTCCGGCCCGAGGAGAGCTACGACCGCCTCGAAGGGCTCCTGACGGAGGCCGAGGAGGTGCTAAAGCGCCTCGAACTGCCCTATCGCGTGCTCGATATGTGTACCGGCGACATGGGCTTCACCCAGGCGAAGAAGTACGACATCGAGGTGTGGGCACCGGGCGACGACATGGCGGAGGGTCCCGAGGAGGGCGGGCGCTGGCTCGAAGTCTCCTCGGTGTCGAACTTCGAGGCGTTCCAGGCCCGGCGGGCGGGCATCCAGTTCCGGCCCGAACACCACGAGCCCGCCCAGTACCTCCATACGCTCAACGGCTCCGGGGTAGCTGTCCCGCGCGTGATGGTCGCCATTCTCGAGTACTACCAGAACGAGGACGGAACCATCACCGTGCCCGAAGCGCTTCGCCCCTACATGGGCGGCCAGGCGGTCATCGAGGGCCACGAGCCGGTCGGCGAGAGCGCACTGGGAACCGGCGAGTAGCGCTGAACTACCGGAGAGATCGGCATCGACGCGGACGTATTTAGGCATCGGACGGGTGGCCGCGATATGGAGCGTCGCACCCGCTGGACGGCCGCGATCTTCCTCTTCGTCGCACTCGACGCCGCCAGCCTCCAGATCCGCGGCGCACTTCTCCCGCAGTTCGAGGCGACCTTTTCGGTCCCGCCGGGGCTCTTGGGCCTCGTTGCTCCCGCCGGCACGGCCGGCTTCTTTCTCACCGTGCTGGTCGTAGGGTTGGCCGCCGGCCGGATCCGGGTCCACAGAACGCTGCTGCTCGGTGTCCTCGGTGCCGGCGCGTTCCTGCTCGTGATGAGCGGTGCGCCCGTCTATCCGCTCTTTTTGGGCGCGCTCGTGTGCCACGGGGTCTCGCTGGGTGGGTTCCGTGCCCTCGACCGGGCGCTGTTGAGCCACCTCTATCCCGAGCGTCGGGGTCGGATATTCACGCTGCACGGGCTCGCGTGGGCGATCGGGGCGGTCTCGGGGCCCGCACTCGCAGCGCTCGTGATCTGGGTGGCCGACTGGCGGGCGGTGTTCGTCGTGCTGGGACTCGGCTTCCTGCCCGTTGGGCTTTCGATCCGGAACCTCCCGCTGCCCGAGCGTATGGCGAACGAGCGCCCGATCTCCGTAGACGGTGCGACAGACCTGTTCCGTGATCCGGCCATCCTCGGGATGACGGGCGCGCTGTTGCTGGTCGGCGGGATCGAAGGCGCGATCTTCACCTGGTTGCCGTACTACGCCGGCACGTCGTTGCCGGCGGCACTCGCGCCGCTTGCGCTTTCCGCCTACCTCCTCGCGTACGTCCCGGGACGGATCACCTACACCGTGCTGGCCGAACGCGTCGGCTACGCGCCCCTCTCGCTTGCGCTCGCCCTCCCGGCGATCCCCGCCATGTACGTCGCACTGGTCGCCACCGAGGGGTACGCGATGCTCGCGGCGGTGTTCGTCCTCGGCCTGTTCATGTCCGGGCAGTTTCCCTTGCTGTCGGCCGTCGGCGTCGAGGCCGCAAGCGAATACAGCGGGCCCGTAAACGCGATCTCGACGAGCGCGACCTACGTCGGGATGGCGATCGTCCCGACCGTGATGGGCGTGATCACCGAAACCGACGGGATCGCGAGCGCGATGCTCGTCCCGGTGGTGCTCGTCGTCGGGGCCAGTGGACTGATCGGGGCGACGTGGCTCGCCACCTATCGGGAGTAGGTGTAGATCGCCGCGATCCCCGCCGTCGAGAACTCGAAGACGTCGACGAAGCCAAAGAGCGCCTCGCCCTCGCTATCGAGGAGTCGCCCGCGGACCGCAACACCCTCGTCCGCCTCGTAGACGGTGCGAACCTCATGCGAGGTGTCTTTCATCGGGCGCTTCTCGCGCATGAACTCCACGAACCCCTCGCGGCCCTCGATGGTTCGATCGGGCCGATAGTGGACGAACGCCGGGTCGAGCAGTTCGGAGAGGTCGTCGTAGGCGTGCGAGTCGATCGCGCGGTAGTACTCGCGGGCCTCGTGCATACCTCGGAGACGACCGGGTACGAGAAGAACGTTCGGGACGGGAGGCTTTTGCTCCCCGACCGTCTTCCCTCTGGCAGTGCAGCTTCACGTCCGCTACGAGGGCGACGACGACCCCGCGAAATGCACGGCCCGGAAGCTCGCGCGGTTCGACCTCGCGGAGCTTCATCGCTCGGATCGGGCAACCCCCTATGGGATCGTGCTCAATCCACACGCCGAGCAGGCGCTCTCGCCCGCGGATCGCGAGAAAACCGATCGACTCGTCGCCCTCGATTGCTCGTGGGAAAGCGCCGGCGAGGCGCTGTTCTCGATGGCCGGCGAGCATCGCGCACTGCCCTATCTGGTCGCCGCCAACCCCGTGAACTTCGGCCGACCGTTCCGCCTCACCACCGTCGAGGCGCTCGCGGCCGGGCTGGTCGTCCTCGGCGAGCGCGACCACGCCGAGTCGATCCTCTCGAAGTTCCGCTGGGGCCACACCTTCCTCGAACTCAACGAGGAACCCCTCGGCCGGTACGCCGACTGTGCGGACTCCTCGGAGGTCGTCGCGGTCCAGGGCGAGTACCTCGATCGAGGACCCGATTGAAACCCGCTCCCTCGAAACTCGATCGCGACCCGGCGTTCCTCGCGTCCCTCCCCGGGATCGGGCGTTGATCCCCGGCGCTCGATGAGGAGCCGTCCGGCCGTGGCTCGAACGTGGAAAGTGACAACGCTTATCACCGGCTGGTCGATACTCCCGCCAACGATGGCGTCGAACCTCGATCGATACGCGTGGGGCGTGGTCTTTCTCGCGCTGATCGTCCTCGCGGTCCCGTGGTTTCTGTGGGGTGATTCGCGGGTCGTTGCGGGTCTGCCGGTCTGGCTCTGGTGGCACATCGGCTGGATGGGGCTGGCGTCGATCGCCTTCTGGCTGTTCTCCCGGCGCGCGTGGGGGCTCTGGATCGAGGGGACGCCGTGAGCCTCGGTGTCCAACTCGGGATCGTCGTCGGCTATCTGTGTTTCGCGCTGGCGATCGGGATCGGCGCCTACCGGCTGACCGAGCGTACCGCCGAGGACTACTACCTCGCGAGTCGGACCCTCGGAACCGTCGTCCTGCTGTTTACCACCTTTGCGACCCTGCTGTCTGCGTTTACGTTCTTCGCCGGGCCGAACACCGCCTACCGGGAGGGCCCCGAATGGATCCTCGTCATGGGCGTCATGGACGGGATCCTCTTTGCCGTGTTGTGGTACCTCGTGGGGTACAAACAGTGGCTCGTCGGGCGCGAGTACGGCTACCTGACGCTGGGCGAGATGCTCGGGGACCGCTTCGGCTCTCCCCGCCTGCGGGCGCTCGTTGCAGGAATCAGCCTCTTTTGGCTCTTTCCCTACGTAATGTTACAGCAGATGGGGGCGGGGAGTGCCCTGTCGGCGCTCACCGACGGGGCGGTACCCTACTGGGCCGGCGCGGGATTGATCACCGTCTTCATGATCGTCTACGTCGTGCTAGCGGGGATGCGCGGGGTCGCGTGGACGGACACGCTCCAGGGAGCCTTCATGCTCGTCACCGTCTGGGCGGCCCTGTTGTGGGTGCTGTTGTCGGTCGGCGGGCCCGCCGCGGCGACGGGTGACCTCCTCGGTGTCGCTCCCGAGTTCGCGACACTCGGCGGCGAGTTCTACACCCCGGCGTTCGTCATCACGCAGGCCGTCTCGATCGCGTTCGGGGTGGCGATGTTCCCGCAGGTCAACCAGCGCTTTTTCGTTGCTCGGTCGCGGGCGGTGCTCAAACGCACCTTCGCGCTCTGGCCGCTCCTCGTGCTCGCGCTGTTCGTTCCGGCGTTCATGCTCGGAGCGTGGGCCCGCGGGCTCGGCATCGACGCCGAAGCCGGCACGAACGTCCTGCCCCTGGTGCTCGCGGAGTACACCCCCGCGTGGTTCGCCGCGCTCGTGATCGCGGGCGCGGTCGCGGCGATGATGTCCTCCTCGGATTCGATGTTGCTCTCGGGGTCGTCCTATTTCACACGGGACCTCTATCGCCCGTTCGTCAACCCGGCCGCGAGCGAGCGCCGCGAGGACTCCCTGGGACGCGCGGGGGTGGTCGCCTTCGCGACCGGGGCCTTTCTCGCGAGCCTGCTTCGACCCGGTACCCTTCTGGAGGTCGGCTCGACCGCCTTCGGCGGGTTCGCCCAGCTCGCTTTCCCCGTTCTGGTCGCCCTCTACTGGCCTCGAACGACCAGAACGGGGATCACCGCCGGGATCGTCGCCAGTCAGGCGTTCTACCTGGCGAGCGTCTTCCTCCCGTTCGTGCCGGCCGCCTACGGTGGGTGGGGAGCGTCGCTGGTCGGGATGGCGCTCGGACTCGCCCTGACGGTCGGCGTCTCGTGGGTCACGACGCCCGCGGCGGGCGAAGAGCGTGCGATCTACTTCGAGTTCGCGGACTGAGAAGCCTTAACTACGCCGGGAGAAAAACGGGGGTATGGCTTCGTTCGACACCGCAGAGCGCCGGACGCTCGAGAAGATGATCTGCATGAAGTGCAACGCCCGCAACCCCCCGGACGCGGACCGCTGTCGCAAATGCGGCTACGGCAAGCTCCGACCCAAAGCGAAGGAACGCCGGTCCGTCTGAGGGACCTTTTTACGACTCAGGGTCGCCCCGCGACCCGCTCGGCGCAAAAACCGCCTCGAAAAAGCCGGCGCGGCGAAGCCGCGCCAGTCTACCTGTTATTAGTCAGTAGCCGTTGTTCCTCTATTCACGGACCGAAACGCACTTTTGAGCGACCGAGAGAGGGACGTATGCGCGAGGGTGGCTGAGCTTGGCCAAAAGTGGCGGGCTTAAGACCCGCTCCCGTAGGGGTTCGAGGGTTCAAATCCCTTCCCTCGCATGACTGCCGCGAGCAAACCGCGAGCGGCAGTTCTCGAACGGAGGGTTTGAATCAGGGACTGTAGCGGAGCGACCGTGGTTCAAGTCCTGTCCCGCGAATTTTCACTACGGAACACACGAACCTGGCAATAGAACTAACCCGTCCTTAGCCGATTCTGAACTCGATTCTACCGGGAGATTGACAGCCGGTCCTTGATCCCGACTGACCACGCAGCAGACCGCGAACGAATGCAGAGAGTGAGCGGCTTTTTAGTGCAGGTTTTTGCAAGTGGTTCGAGCGCCCGAAGGGTGCGAGGACCCGCAGCAAAAAAGTGCGGTTAGAACAGGAGTTCGTCGTCGTTCTCGGCCATATACAGGGTGCGCGCGGCGATGTTGACCGCGTGATCGCCGACGCGCTCTAAGTCGCGGATGGTCAACAGGAGCCGCGAGACGTCCTGGAGCATCTCCTCGATCTCGTTTTCGTCGGTGCCGTCGCCCAGTTCCGTCTCGATCAGATCCCGGACGACGACCTCGCTCGCGCGCTCGCAGCGCTCGTCCAATGCGTCGTCGCGTTCCGCGATCTCGTAGCAGTCGGCGACGTTCTCGGTGGCGTAGGCGGCCATCGCCGCTTCGACCATCTCCAGGGTGTCCGAGCCGATCCCCTGCACGTCGACGTCGGGAAACAGGTCCCGGGTCGCCTGCTTGGTGTACTCGCCGAGGTTGGTCGCGAGATCCGCGACCCGCTCCAAATCGGTGATGATCTTAAAGGAGGCTGCGATAAAGCGCAGGTCGCCCGCGACGGGCTGTTGGAGCGCGATCAGGTCGGTGCACTCGCGTTCGAGTTCGAGGTACATCTCGTTGATCTCGGCGTCGCGGGTGATGACCTCCTCTGCGAGCGCTTCGTCCTTGTCCTCGAGGGCTGCAAGCCCCATCCGGAGGCGCTCTTGGACGATCTCGCCCATGTAGAGGACGTTCTCGCGCAACTCGTTGAGCTTCTGTTGGTATTCCTTCCGTGCCATTCTTACCCGAACTTACCGGTGATGTAGTCTTCAACCTGCTGATTTTCCGGATTTTCGAAGACCTTGTTGGTGTCGCCGAACTCGACGAGTTCCCCGCCGGTGAGGAACACGGCGGTTTTGTCGCTGATGCGGGCGGCTTGCTGCATGTTGTGGGTGACGATCACGACCGTATAATCGCGGGCGAGGTCCTCGATCAGGTCCTCGATCTTCGAGGTGGCGACGGGATCGAGCGCGCTCGCGGGCTCGTCCATCAGGATCACCTCCGGGTCGGGCGCGATCGCCCGGGCGATACACAATCGTTGTTGCTGCCCCCCGGAGAGATCCAGCCCTGAGGAGTCGAGTTTGTCTTTGACTTCCTCCCAGAGGGCCGCGTGTTTGAGCGCGCGCTCGATCTTCTCGTCGGTGACCTCTTCGCCCTGGACTTTCAGCCCGTAGGCGACGTTGTCCCGAATGGATTTCGGGAACGGGTTCGGTTTCTGGAAGACCATGCCGATGCGGCGGCGCAGGGCGACGGAATCGACGTCTTGGTCGTAGACGTTCTTGCCCCGAAAGAGGAGCTCGCCCTCGACCCGGGCGACGTCGATGAGGTCGTTCATGCGGTTGATCGAGCGCAGGAAGGTGGACTTCCCACAGCCGGAGGGTCCGATGATCGCCGTGACCTGGTGTTCCGGGATCTCCATCGACGTGGGCTGGAGTGCCTGCTCCTCGCCGTAGTACACCGCTAGGTCCCGGCTCTCGACGACGCTTCGTGCGCCCGAGGTGTCTTCCCGGGTGGTCGGTTGTGTGCGCGCCTCAGCGAACCCGCCGGGATCCGGACTCGTCGAGGCGGTCGTTCCGTCGCTTTCGTCCGGGTCCGATGTCGTCATGTCTCGTGTCATTATGAACGCACCGTCTGATACTTGTTGCGAATGAGTATCGCGATCGAGTTGATCGAAAGCAGTACCACCAGCAGCGTCACGACGCCCGCCGAGACCACACCGTACTGGAAGGCCGTATCGGGGTAGCTCGACCAGGTGTAGATCTGCATCGGCATCGCGCTGAACTTCGCGAACAGGCCGTTCGGCACGCCGAACACGGTGGTCGGCACGCCGATCATGATCAGCGGGGCGGTCTCGCCGATCGCCCGCCCGAGTGCGAGGATCGTTCCGGTCATGATCCCCGGGAGCGACCGGGGGAGGACGACGTTACGGATCGTCTGGCGCTTGGTCGCGCCCATGCCGTACGAGGCTTCTCGCAGCGAATCGGGCACCGACCGGATCGCCTCCTGTGCGGAGATGATGACGATCGGGAGGATCAACAGCGACACCGTAAAGCCGGCCACGAGCAGGGTACCGTAGCCGAAGTTGATCAGTTGGACGAACAGCCCCAGTCCCAACAGCCCGTAGACCACCGAGGGAACGCCCGCGAGGTTCGCGATGTTGAGCTGGATGAACTGCGTCAGGCGGCCGTCGGAGGCGTACTCTTCGAGATAGACCGCCGCACCGACGCCGAGCGGGAACGTGATCAGCGCGATCAGTACCATCAGGACGATCGATCCGACGAGCGCCGGGAAGATCCCCGCCTCTTCGGGGAGCGGGTGGGGTGGACTCGTGAGGAACTGCAGATCGAGCCACCCGACGGCGTCGATGGTGACGTAGACCAGTAATACCGCCAGGGTGACGATGCCAAAGAGTGCCGCCGCCAGCGTCACGGACTCGAAGATCCGGTCCTTCCAGCGGCTGACCTCGCCGAAATCGGTCCCTTCGGTTTGGGTTTCGGCGGCCATTAGCGGTACTCCTCCCGGTAGCGCGAGGCTACCCACTCGCTTATCAGGTTCATGGCGAAGGTAATGACGAACAGCGTCAGTCCGACTGCAAACAGGCTCCGGTAGGCCAGCGACTGGCCGGTTACGTCGCTCGCACCCAACTGGACCATCGCGGCGGTCATCGTCTGGATCGAGTTCAGAAAGATCCCCGCCGGGTCCGTGAGATCGACCAGCCGCGGGGTGTTACCCGCCGCGATGGTGACCGCCATCGTCTCGCCGATCGCTCGCGAAAGCGCGAGGATGTACGAGGAGGCGATCCCCGAGATCGACGCGGGGACGACGACGCTCGTCGAGACAGTAAAGCGCGTCGCGCCCAGCCCGTAGCTCGCCTCCCGAAGCGAGTCGGGCACCGAACTCATCGCGTCCTCGCTGATCGAGGAGACCATCGGGATGATCATGATCCCGACGATAATCGAGGCCGACAGCGCGTTGAACGTGCTGATCGCCGGGAAGACGACGCTCAGCGCAGGCGTGACGTACACCAGCGCGAAGTAGCCATACACCACCGTCGGTACGCCGGCGAGCACCTCGATCGCGGGTTTCAGTATCGACCGCACCCGGTCGCTCGCGTACTCCGCGAGGTAGATCGCCGTCAGCAGCCCGACCGGCAGCGCGATCGCGGCCGCGCCGAACGTGATGACGAGCGTCCCGGTGATCAGCGGGAGGACGCCGAAACTGACGGGGTCGTTGGCCGGACTC
The DNA window shown above is from Halalkalicoccus jeotgali B3 and carries:
- a CDS encoding sodium:solute symporter family protein; this encodes MSLGVQLGIVVGYLCFALAIGIGAYRLTERTAEDYYLASRTLGTVVLLFTTFATLLSAFTFFAGPNTAYREGPEWILVMGVMDGILFAVLWYLVGYKQWLVGREYGYLTLGEMLGDRFGSPRLRALVAGISLFWLFPYVMLQQMGAGSALSALTDGAVPYWAGAGLITVFMIVYVVLAGMRGVAWTDTLQGAFMLVTVWAALLWVLLSVGGPAAATGDLLGVAPEFATLGGEFYTPAFVITQAVSIAFGVAMFPQVNQRFFVARSRAVLKRTFALWPLLVLALFVPAFMLGAWARGLGIDAEAGTNVLPLVLAEYTPAWFAALVIAGAVAAMMSSSDSMLLSGSSYFTRDLYRPFVNPAASERREDSLGRAGVVAFATGAFLASLLRPGTLLEVGSTAFGGFAQLAFPVLVALYWPRTTRTGITAGIVASQAFYLASVFLPFVPAAYGGWGASLVGMALGLALTVGVSWVTTPAAGEERAIYFEFAD
- a CDS encoding nuclear transport factor 2 family protein, whose product is MHEAREYYRAIDSHAYDDLSELLDPAFVHYRPDRTIEGREGFVEFMREKRPMKDTSHEVRTVYEADEGVAVRGRLLDSEGEALFGFVDVFEFSTAGIAAIYTYSR
- a CDS encoding MBL fold metallo-hydrolase, whose amino-acid sequence is MAIGDYYPVDGCQDYYYLDTGMYDTERYGAVYIVDAERPAVIDTGIGTNYEFILSAMAEIGITPEELAVIAPTHIHLDHAGGAGYLAAECPNAEIHVHEIGAPHLVDPERLIAGTKAAVEDQWEYYAEPKPVPEERITELSGGDTIDLGDRTLEVYHAPGHAPHQVIYYDPDAAVVATGDAAGIWVPQLETVRQTSPPANFDLEACLDDGETIRALDSDTLLFGHFGPAEASDELLDTYKQVLSEWVGAVEEKRGELDDEAVIEYFVENTEMAEVWGERKARAEERLNTRGVLGYLDASAESDQ
- the phoU gene encoding phosphate signaling complex protein PhoU codes for the protein MARKEYQQKLNELRENVLYMGEIVQERLRMGLAALEDKDEALAEEVITRDAEINEMYLELERECTDLIALQQPVAGDLRFIAASFKIITDLERVADLATNLGEYTKQATRDLFPDVDVQGIGSDTLEMVEAAMAAYATENVADCYEIAERDDALDERCERASEVVVRDLIETELGDGTDENEIEEMLQDVSRLLLTIRDLERVGDHAVNIAARTLYMAENDDELLF
- a CDS encoding 50S ribosomal protein L40e: MASFDTAERRTLEKMICMKCNARNPPDADRCRKCGYGKLRPKAKERRSV
- a CDS encoding MFS transporter; its protein translation is MERRTRWTAAIFLFVALDAASLQIRGALLPQFEATFSVPPGLLGLVAPAGTAGFFLTVLVVGLAAGRIRVHRTLLLGVLGAGAFLLVMSGAPVYPLFLGALVCHGVSLGGFRALDRALLSHLYPERRGRIFTLHGLAWAIGAVSGPALAALVIWVADWRAVFVVLGLGFLPVGLSIRNLPLPERMANERPISVDGATDLFRDPAILGMTGALLLVGGIEGAIFTWLPYYAGTSLPAALAPLALSAYLLAYVPGRITYTVLAERVGYAPLSLALALPAIPAMYVALVATEGYAMLAAVFVLGLFMSGQFPLLSAVGVEAASEYSGPVNAISTSATYVGMAIVPTVMGVITETDGIASAMLVPVVLVVGASGLIGATWLATYRE
- the pstA gene encoding phosphate ABC transporter permease PstA translates to MAAETQTEGTDFGEVSRWKDRIFESVTLAAALFGIVTLAVLLVYVTIDAVGWLDLQFLTSPPHPLPEEAGIFPALVGSIVLMVLIALITFPLGVGAAVYLEEYASDGRLTQFIQLNIANLAGVPSVVYGLLGLGLFVQLINFGYGTLLVAGFTVSLLILPIVIISAQEAIRSVPDSLREASYGMGATKRQTIRNVVLPRSLPGIMTGTILALGRAIGETAPLIMIGVPTTVFGVPNGLFAKFSAMPMQIYTWSSYPDTAFQYGVVSAGVVTLLVVLLSINSIAILIRNKYQTVRS
- the pstB gene encoding phosphate ABC transporter ATP-binding protein PstB, producing the protein MTTSDPDESDGTTASTSPDPGGFAEARTQPTTREDTSGARSVVESRDLAVYYGEEQALQPTSMEIPEHQVTAIIGPSGCGKSTFLRSINRMNDLIDVARVEGELLFRGKNVYDQDVDSVALRRRIGMVFQKPNPFPKSIRDNVAYGLKVQGEEVTDEKIERALKHAALWEEVKDKLDSSGLDLSGGQQQRLCIARAIAPDPEVILMDEPASALDPVATSKIEDLIEDLARDYTVVIVTHNMQQAARISDKTAVFLTGGELVEFGDTNKVFENPENQQVEDYITGKFG
- a CDS encoding DUF3311 domain-containing protein: MASNLDRYAWGVVFLALIVLAVPWFLWGDSRVVAGLPVWLWWHIGWMGLASIAFWLFSRRAWGLWIEGTP
- a CDS encoding DUF367 family protein; protein product: MQLHVRYEGDDDPAKCTARKLARFDLAELHRSDRATPYGIVLNPHAEQALSPADREKTDRLVALDCSWESAGEALFSMAGEHRALPYLVAANPVNFGRPFRLTTVEALAAGLVVLGERDHAESILSKFRWGHTFLELNEEPLGRYADCADSSEVVAVQGEYLDRGPD
- the pstC gene encoding phosphate ABC transporter permease subunit PstC; this translates as MSDATAPDLSRRSGQNTREFVYRAVFFTCALLSILTTAAIVVTLLGDAITFFAEVSPIAFLTGTTWSPANDPVSFGVLPLITGTLVITFGAAAIALPVGLLTAIYLAEYASDRVRSILKPAIEVLAGVPTVVYGYFALVYVTPALSVVFPAISTFNALSASIIVGIMIIPMVSSISEDAMSSVPDSLREASYGLGATRFTVSTSVVVPASISGIASSYILALSRAIGETMAVTIAAGNTPRLVDLTDPAGIFLNSIQTMTAAMVQLGASDVTGQSLAYRSLFAVGLTLFVITFAMNLISEWVASRYREEYR
- the serS gene encoding serine--tRNA ligase; protein product: MLDRSILREDPERVRWALDVKGVDVDLDEVLAVDEEWRELKAEGDSLRHERNEVSSEIGELKQAGEEEKAQQAIERSSELKAELQDLEDRADELEGRLEEALLELPQIPHESVPVGEDEDDNVERYREGFSDLRDLPEEIVPHYDIGEELDLLDFERGAKVTGGGYQFVKGDGARLEHALIQFMLDVHREQSYTDVFPPIPVNSASMRGTGQLPKFAEDAYRVGARQEDTYDDDDLWLLPTAEVPVTNMYRDEILLDEDLPLKHQAFTPNFRREAGEHGTETRGYVRVHQFNKVELVNFVRPEESYDRLEGLLTEAEEVLKRLELPYRVLDMCTGDMGFTQAKKYDIEVWAPGDDMAEGPEEGGRWLEVSSVSNFEAFQARRAGIQFRPEHHEPAQYLHTLNGSGVAVPRVMVAILEYYQNEDGTITVPEALRPYMGGQAVIEGHEPVGESALGTGE